The region taaaagtgtGTTATAGACAGGTTAGTTGTGACTCCTGCAGTGAATCAAactgtaggcctacatgttaaatataaacacagtgaGTCTGAGAGCAGCTTCATGAGGTCAATCGGAGGTGAACATTATATAACCTGTTCACTGAATCACACACAGGtataaacttcacacacacacctgagattTATCTCTAATTTAACTGAACATTATCCGCtgttgttctttattttaaacaactttGAAAGTATATTATATAAAAGTAGATGAAGCTAAGCTAGCTGCGCTAACAGCTGACAGATCAGAGACGGGAACACTGTGTGACTTTAGGTCCCTGAATGTGACATGTTTATGTTGGAGCCGCTCAGCACCTGTCACACCTGGCTGTCACACGCTCACCGTAACTCCTACATGTTCAATGTGTTTACACTGTTAAATATCATTAAAACGGAATAAACACGGATTAAAACCGGGTGAACCGTACAGAGAGCTCAGAGCACCGCGATGGATTTATATTTGTAGCAGCTTCAGGACGCTCTCTACCCGGCTTCAGGACGCTCTCTGCCCGGCTTCAGGACCCTCTCTGCCCGGTGTCACCGAGGCGGAGCTGGTTCAACATTGAGGCGGATTAAAGTGTGAATTTAACCCGGGACGACTCGGACTACGAGTCCGCAGCGTGACAACAAGGTGTTGAGAGTGTTTACCTTCATTAGGGGCAGTAAGAGAGGATCTTTGGAGAGAATCGGTGGAGACATGCAGACACAGCTGATGAACCCGATCAGACCCTGAACGTCTCGGAAACgcaacaagaacaacaaacgTCACTTCCGCCTGGTCCCGTCTTCTTGATGTGGttatatttttgattatttaatgTCACATTTGAATTTAATGAAGAAAATCAAACTCAGGACGGGTGAGGGAGGATGTAGAGTTCGTCCCTACTTTAATAGTTTAACGTTTAAAAAGTGAAGACTGGTATTTACAACAAGTGTCATTATATTTACTGAACTTAAGATAAAAGCTCAGCTCTGGGATATACACTTTATATTCTTTAACAGATTAATTATTACAAACTTATAATTAATAAACGATTCCGTGTTGTTATGTCCCAGGTGGAACCTTTGTGTAGTTGACGTTGTTTCCACACGGAGGAGCAGCAGTCCCAGACATGGCTACCTGCACGCGGACTGTGTGGAAAGGTCAgtagtttttaatttaacagaaaaaatgaaataaaatctcatatatttatttatttaaatcataaGTATTATTGCAGCCTGTTAGCATGACAGCTAATCGGTTCGCTGGCTGTCGCGCTGATGACGTCACAACGAAACTCATCTAAAATAGTTCAGATTTAAcgattttctctttaaatcacACTTTAGACTTtctataaaaataattaaatgttatatctGTTATATTCAAGGGTCTGCCTTTAATTCGGCATTCATTATTTAGGTGAGGGACCTTACGAAATTGGAATTAAACCTTTTTATTATCAGCTAAAGACGGTTTTCAGTCATGTTAAATAGTGTTGTGTGTAACTATAAATCTGCACAGGTAAACCAACACGAGgctcactttatttaactttatttaactttatttaacttaaaCTAGTCCGTGCGATTTCAAGTTtctgatgaaaacatttaaattgtcttttgtATCATTTAATGTCCAAAGTGTGATTGAACTTCAttaagagttttgttttttagtgtttACAGGATGTCAGAGGCAGCTGAGAGCCCGAGGCCCCGCCCACACAGGCGTGTCACAGATGAGCGTACCTGTCAGGACCTTCGCTGCCGTCAGGTGACTTCACAAACCTTGATTTACAAAGTCTCAGGATGAAGCTGTGAAGCACATCAGTCTGTTCATGTCAAAgattaaagaagagaaacaaagttAGAAAGTCCGTACGTTAAAGATTTTGTGATCTCCGTGTTCGTCAGGGCgatgaagaaggagaagaagaaggaggaggcggagaaggaagtgaagaaggagaagagggtgATCGACgataaagacagacacaagCCGTACGGGAAGACGGCGTGGGCGCCAGTCGATGACGTGTATGTGATGAGGTTTTACCCGAGAACGATCCACGGTGCGGCGGACGCCATCGACCTACTGAAGAACTTCCAGCTTTTAGACTTCACGCCCAAAAATCAGGCGGTTTTCATCGACCTGAAGCTTGACATGAAGCTGGAGAAGAAGGTACGAAAGAGACTGGcgtttaattttttaaatatttttttagagatcggctgaaagagagagagtctgttgacctctgacctcattTATCTTAAAGGTTAAATATCTTTACtgatgttttattctgaaactgTTTCACTGGAGAAACTTTTAATCTGAAATTCTTTGccctgtttcctcctcagaaAAGAGTCAACCAGTTCGTCAGCGTCGTTcaccttcctcatcccttcagGACGACGGAGAacaaagttttagtttttactgaagtaaaataatttaatttattaatataaataaatctaaaaagatacaaaaataacaacaagatcacttttaacactgtgtgtgtgtgtgtgtgtgtgtgtgtgtgtgtgtgtgtgtgtgtgtgtgtgtgtgtgtctgtgtgtctgtgtgtctgtgtgtgtgtgtgtgttttaggacgAGGATCAGGTGAGAGAAGCTCAGCTTCACGGAGCGATGTTAGCTGGAGGAGCAGAGCTCATTCAGCCGGTGAGTTTATAAACAaacatcaagttttttttatccaatcaGAGATCAGGACTGTAACAAATCAATCAACCAATGGATGtgagctcctccccctcgcTCTGAGGCGGAGCCCAGGCACCCTAGAGGAAACGCACGCAGaatgtgtctgactttgtgtctgAGGATGTGGACTACCACTCTGTTCATACAGGGACCATACGGCTCGTAGCAACAACCCCGAGACCCCGTATACTGCAGTACCTCTAACAGGACCCCCTAAGGGACTCGGTCATAGGCCTTCTCCAAGTCTACTAAATACATGTAGACTGGACCCCCAAAAAGCCCTGCAAGGGTACGGTAAGAGCACATCCTCTGGTCCCCCTTTATTATAATCATGGGAACCACCTTGGTCTGCAGAGACTGGCCCAGAAGTCCAACAACAAAGCACCCCTCAGGGTCAGATCCTGTAGGCCATTCCTCCCATCACCCCCTCCAGGCATCTCCATCGATGCCCACTTGAGCGTTGAAGTCTCCAAGAAGGATTACAGAGTCCCGGGCAAAAACCCCGCAATCCAGGACCCTCAGTCAGTGATCTCGGTTGTTTTTATTCGTCACCTCTTGCATTTTTACCATGTTGGCTTTTTGGatgttcttttgtctttttgcctTCCTGCAAAACCAACCCCCCCTTCAGGGACGAATAAAGTGAAATTTGAGGACCCCGCCCAGAGTCTCCCAGAAGGCCTCTGAACACACAACAGTCTGAGCGTCACTCCCGCGACCTGCCGTCACAGATAGGCCACCCTCTCGTTCGCCCATAGCCTCTCACTTTTGGTGTCTCCAGAAAAGGAGTCCAGTCCCTCTCCAGGAGTTTGGTTTTAGAAGTGGGTTCTCTGCAGGTGGCGGGACCCAGAGGgtgctattctttttttttttttttttctgtctgttgattttcagtttgatctggatttttttttttccagatcctGGATGACGAGGTTTCTGCAGATTTTTACGTGGCTGTTCCAGAGATTCTGCAGAAACTCGTGGCGCTGAAAAGCAAACTGAGGAAGAAGTTTCCAAAGAGCAAACGAGGTGagctgtgacctttgacctcctgatgaatgaacaataacaacagtTCAAAACGAGTTTGAAATAACTGCTACATTAAGATGAACACATTTCAGATCTGAACATATATGATGAATTATTCAGTGCCGGTCGTTTCCGTGTGATTTTCAGGGTCAGTGGGCGTCAACGTCCCTAAAatgttggatttatttaaaacgGGTCACGAGTACCTGGTGGAGGACGAGTGCTACATCAGGACTCAGATCGCCACGGTAACTAAAACACTGAGAATAATTCTAACTATCCATCTAAACCTTGTTTTAGATTTCATAACTTTTATAATCTGTATTTTTCTGCTCAAACAGCTCGACATGAACAAACATCAAATCTATGAAAACctaaaaaacatcatgaacGACGTCTGCTCGCACCGACCGGCTGACAAGGGTAAGTTCACCATCGTCTTTACAGCTGACAATCAAAAAACAATACATCGATTTTACACAACACTGATTCTGTTTAAATCTCTGACTGGATGgattcctccctcctccccccctcctcctccctctcttccttttccctcctccctctcttccttttccctcctccctctcctcttcctcctccctctcttcctcctctctctcttcctcctcctcttgtacctcctcttcctcctcctcctcttgtacctcctcttcctcctcctcctcttgtacctcctcttcctcaggaCCGTTCATCGAGCGTGCGATCATGTCGACTCAGGCGAGTGAAGGGTTGTGGTTCAGGAGTGAAGACGTTTTATTGAAAGCAGCCgatgagaaggaggaggagtgaccTTTGTTTGCTGTAGatgtattaatatataaacGATATATAAATCAATATATTATCTGTTTATAATATATTGattaatttacatttatatataaaatgtgtttgaataaatgttCTGTGTTCAATAAAGTTTCATCGTTtaaaatttgtatttaaatgaaaacatttgggGTCTGattcaggggcgctggtggtgcagagGTTAGTgagcacgccccatgtatggaggctgtagtccttcagcgggcggcccgggttcgagtctgatctgtggctcctttccctcatgtcattcccccccctctctctctcactgatttctgactattcactgtcctatctctccaataaaggcacaaaaacaaatctttaaaagtcAGGTTTAGTTTATTCTGAGtctgttactatggtaactcGAGCTCTGGAGACTCGTTCTGAGTCCGTTAAACAGACTCAGAGCTGAACTCCAATCACCTGATCTGGAAGCAGAACTAAGAGTCCTCCACCAGAGGACCAGAGAGCTCAGAGTCCCCCACCTGAGAAACCAGAGAGCTCAGAGTCTCCCACCTGAGGACCAGAGAGCTCAGAGTCTCCCACCTGAGAAACCAGAGAGCTCAGAGTCTCCCACCTGAGGACCACAGAGCTCAGAGTCCCACACCTGAGAAACCAGAGAGCTCAGAGTCCCACACCTGAGAAACCACAGAGCTCAGAGTCCCACACCTGAGAAACCAGAGAGCTCAGAGTCTCCCACCTGAGGACCAGAGAGCTCAGAGTCTCCCACCTGAGAAACCAGAGAGCTCAGAGTCCCACACCTGAGAAACCAGAGAGCTCAGAGTCTCCCACCTGAGGACCAGAGAGCTCAGAGTCTCCCACCTGAGGACCAGAGAGCTCAGAGTCTCCCACCTGAGGACCACAGAGCTCAGAGTCTCCCACCTGAGGACCAGAGAGCTCAGAGTCTCCCACCTGAGGACCAGAGAGCTCAGAGTCTCCCACCTGAGGACCAGAGAGCTCAGAGTCTCCCACCTGAGGACCACAGAGCTCAGAGTCCCCCACCTGAGAACCAGAGAGCTCAGAGTCTCCCACCTGAGGACCACAGAGCTCAGAGTCCCCCACCTGAGAACCAGAGAGCTCAGAGTCCCCCACCTGAggaccagagagctccgagtGAGTCCAATCCCTCTGACAGGAGCccctctgtgaggaggttcctggtttgaatccccgtctgacaggagtctctctgtgtagagtctgcatgtcctccccgtacatgtgtgggttctctcctggtactccgacttcctcccacagtccaaagacatgctccttAGGTTCAGTGATGATGGATGGATCAAACCTCAGTGTGTGCCCACGATCTGTAATATGATCTGCCGTAGTTCTCCTTCTGAACACCAGGTGGCAGTGTGCACTCtgctgacctgtgtgtgtgtgtgtgtgtgtgtgtgtgtgtgtgtgtgtgtgtgtgtctgtgtctgtgtctgtgtctgtctggaCAGTCCATACAGGCAGAGTTGGACTCTGTGGCGGTGGTGTCAGAAGGGGgaatgggttagggttagggtccaTGTTTTCTTGGATATTGTCTACCACACCACAACGTACTGCTCAGACACAGGAGCAACATGGAACTCCTTTAGAGAGTCTGACCCCGGACACTCAACAACTGGAAACTTCTCCATCGTAAAAACTTCATCCGTACGATCTGTCCGTAAACAGCTGAGTCGTTGTTGTCGGTCATGGGTTCATTAAGATCACAGCTCATTATATGTATATtctatatttcatatttctatGTTGTGTTTGAGACTGCTGTAACGTCCACATTTCCCCCTGAGGATAAAAACgtctttctgattctgatgactGTTAACAGGATGTGTGACTGCATCGCTTCCTGTGTAGCGTTACGTACACTCTTCACTTCTGACCACtgaccacaggtgctgacaggaagtgaccagaggcaaagcacaacattgacggcagttcttgagagctctaatcagtatagaaaccatcttataagtcgtcgttatcaaacaaaaaccatcgtcattaccatcatcatcatcaataatatggagaccatcatcattaagttagtaggtattcatgaaagagctgggtctttagctttttcttaaaggtgcagagggactctgcagatcacatggagtttggaagttcattccgaggtctgatcttcctgaagTTGTACAGGTTCACATGACCCGGACTTTCAGACTCTGCTTTGTAGTTTAAAACTCTGTTtcgggggcgctggtggcgcggtGGTTTGTGTGCGCACCAAATGTATGGAGGCATTgctcctccaggcgggcggcccaggctcgaatcccacctgtggctcctttcccgcatgtcattcccctctctcgctctctctccctgatttccaactctatccactgtcctgtctctccatcaaaggcacaaaaagcccaaaaatacaattttgaagTTTAAGACTCTGTTTTGTAGTTTAAGACTCTGTTTTGTAGTTTAAGACTCTGTTTTGTAGTTTAAAACTCTGTTTTGTAGATTAAGACTCTGTTTTGTAGTTTAAGactctgttttgtagttttaaactctgttttgtAGATTAAGACTCTGTTTTGTAGTTTAAGACTCTGTTTTGTAGTTTAAGACTCTGTTTTGTAGTTTAAGactctgttttgtagttttaaactctgttttgtagtttaagactctgttttgtagttttaaactctgttttgtagtttaagactctgttttgtagttttaaactctgttttgtAGATTAAGactctgttttgtagttttaaactctgttttgtAGATTAAGACTCTGTTTTGTAGTTTAAGactctgttttgtagttttaaactctgttttgtagttttaaactctgttttgtagtttaagactctgttttgtagttttaaactctgttttgtagtttaagactctgttttgtagttttaaactctgttttgtAGTTTAAGACTCTGTTTTGTAGTGTAAGactctgttttgtagttttaaactctgttttgtAGTTTAAGACTCTGTTTTGTAGTGTAAGACTatgttttgtaatttaaaactgtttaataGTTTAAGACTCTGTTTTGTAGTTCAAAACTCTGTTTTGTAGTTTCAGTCTCTGCTTTGTAGTTTGAtactctgttttgtgttttgtagttTGACCTAATTTAATATGCAGGAAATCATTGTGTGAAGTCCGATCTTTAAttatatttgaaataatttCATATATGATAATGGGATCTAATTTAATTCATCAAAACTTCTGGTCATAAAGTGTTTCAGAAGTGGAGTTTCAGCTctgctgtgtctctgcagctttttaaagGAAGCTGAAGGTGTTTGATAAATCAGGATGTAGATTTCGATAAGTCTGGCTCATTTAAGTGGGAGTTTGGTTCCATCAccgtagggttagggttagttaaTTATTGTGTTCATGGAACGACTTGAGACTTAATTAGGAGATGTAGTTAGTTTCAGTCTGACTTTTTCAGGTGAGCTTGGCTTTCTTTAGTTGATGGACTACTCCCCTGAGGTGCtgacctgtgtttgtgttttcatgtgttcatgtcagtaactttaaaatgtgctgctgcctgtctctttaaaacagattcttaatctcaaccAGGTTTTCTGGTGAAATAaactttgaattaaataaataataacggggcgctggtggggcagtggttagtgagcgCGCCCCAGgtatggaggccatggtcctccaagcgggcgggcCAGGTTTCGAacccaacctgtggctcctttccagcatgtcattcccctctctctctctctctccctgatttccaactctacccactttcctctctctctccattaaaggcacaaaaagcccgaaaataaatctttaaaagaaaataataataataaccctCCCACGTGGTTATGAAGGGCTACCTGTGATGGGGGTTGGGGGAGGAGGCGGGACGTCCCCccggaggaggagtgagagggaggaggaggaggggagagcagagagagaatcTGCACAGAGGAGAAGCGGAGAGTGAATCTGTGAAACACTGCGGGACACACCGACAGCCCGCTTCATACCGAGCAGACAGCACGGCTCCGTTAGTCCGCACGGTTCAGAACACACGGCCCGGCTCAACCCGCACGGGTTTGCACAGCACGGATCACATTGCAAGAATCACGTAGCACGGATCAGCCCGCACGGCTCGGTGTGCGGACTTTGAAGTCTGGGGTCGAAAGAAAATCAGAGACTGAAAAATCTGAAGCaggatttctttatttcagcGGAGTTCACACCGAGcggagcagctggaggaggagagcaggagcgTTCAGTCCTCCTGTTTACTGAGGAGGTGCAGGACTCAGTCATCCGGGTTTCAGGAGGAGTACGGCTTACTCCTCCTGGTCTAAGCCGCATTCCGGAGCTCGGAGCTCAGACTGAGTCTCGGAGTTTCAGGGTTTTCTGGATGTTTCTGAGATGAACCGTGACCAAGGAGTCCGGTTTGATTAGAGACACAGGAAAACAGCCCCACAGTCTGTACCTGGACCCGGACTAACCCGGCACGGCTCGGATTATGGCAACGGTCTGGCTGCTTGTGGTCTGTGTGGCTGCGGGTCTGTGCGGGATTCATGGTgagtgtttggaaaaaaaaaacttcatctgAGTCTGAGAGGCAGGGGCGtctcagagggggggggggagactggAGGAAGGGTTCCTTGAATAAATCTGGATGAGTGTTTCCAAGTAAACAGAAAAACTGGAGCAACATGAACTCTTTTTACACTCTGAGCATTGAGATCAGTGTAAAGACTTTTTAGAGGACTAGAAATGTTTAATCGAGTTTTCAAAGCTGTGTcacaaagtttattttaagaacatttcattttgagATTCTAAGATATTAATACCATGGTAATTTCTTGTTCTTAATTATCAAACATTGCCGGCAAACTGTCTCAATTGTACAAGAACTTTGGCAACGTTGGGTTTATGCGTCTGACATTCTGTACTGTACTGTGCCAGGGCCCGTCAGACCctccaaagtccagtttgtttttctagTGTCAGTGCTCCATACCAAGCTGGGTTCCTCtttagttctttttttattttaaaagttttattttggggctttttctgcctttattttagagataggtcagaggatagagtcaggaatcaggagcaacaggttggatttgaaactgggccacccgcttggaggactatagcctatGTAAGGAgagcacgcactaaccactcgACTACCTGCACCCCAGAGTTCTTCTGTAGTTCTGGTAAATGGACTGGAGCTTGAAGAGTTATTTTCTactcttctgattactcaaagcgcttttacaccacaggtcacacctacacattcatacactgatggtagaggccgctgagtaaagagtccgtcagtattaactcatccattcatacacattcacacgctgatggtagaggccgctgagtaaagagtccatcagtattaactcatccattcatacacattcacacgctgatggtagaggccgctgagtaaagagtccgtcagtattaactcatccattcatacacattcacacgctgatggtagaggccgctgagtaaagagtccatcagtattaactcatccattcacacactgatggtagaggccgctgagtaaagagtccatcagtattaactcatccattcatacacattcacacgctgatggtagaggctgcttagtaaagagtccatcagtattaacttctCAGTCTATATCAAGGTGACCTTTGTAGCTCATCTTAAGGGGACATTTTGTTGTCCATTTCAGGTTGATATAATGGATTCAGTTCAACATAACTGATGGTATATGTTAAGATGAACAGAATGATTACATTTATATCgctgaaatgttgaaatcaGGAATATTGACCCAaattctctctgtcttctcagGAGCTTGTAACTACGAGGGAGCGCTTCACGCTGTAAGTTCATCCTGTTTAATCTGTCGAATCAATACACTGCttatttcttcactttttgaaaatgtattcaaagtgtAATTGATAGGGACAGAGTGTGCACGGTGATGCACCttgatgatagtggtgatgatgatgaggatggtgatgatggtgatgatgatgatgaggatggtgatgatggtggtgatgatgatgatgatgatgatgatggtgatgatgatggtgatgatgatgatgaggatggtgatgatggtggtgatgatgatggtgatgatggtggtgatggttatgatgatgatgatgatgatggtggtgatgatggtgatgatggtgaaaatgatgatggtggtgatgatgatgatgatggtgatgatggtgaaaatgatgatgtcgtggtgatggtggtggtggtgatgatggtgatgatgatggtgacgatggtgatgatgatgatggtgatgatgatgatggtggtgatggttatgatgatgatggtggtgatgatgatggtgatgatggtggtgatggtggtgatgatggtgatggtgatggtgatgatgatggtgaaaatgatgatggtggtgatgatgatgatgatgatggtgatgatggtgaaaatgatgatgtcgtggtgatggtggtggtgatgatgatggtgatgatgatggtgatgacgatggtgatgacgatgatgatggtgatgatgatggtgatgatggtggtgatgatgatggtgatgatgatggtgatggtgatgatggtgatgatgatggtgatgatgatgattgtggtgatgatggtgatgatgatggtgatgatcgtgatgatgatgatggtgatgatggtgatgatgatgatgataatgatgatggtggtggtgatgatggtgatgatgatggtgatgatggtgatgatgatgatggtgatgatggtgatgatggtgatgtcgtggtgatggtggtggtgatgatgatggtgacgatggtgatgacgatgatgatggtgatgatggtgatgatggtgatgatgatgatggtgatggtgatgatggtgatgatggtgaggatggtgatgatgatggtgatgatgatggtgatggtgaggaggatggtgatggttatgatggtgatgatgatggtgatgatgatgatgatgatgatggtgaggatggtgatgatggtggtgatgatgacggtgatgatggtgatgatgatggtgatgatgatgatggtggtgatggtggtgatgatgatgatggtggtgatgatggtgatgatgatggtgatgatgatgatgatgatggtggtggtggtgatgatgatgatggtgatgatgatgatggtggtgatgatggtgatgatgatggtgatgatcgtgatgatgatgatgatgatgatggtgatggtggtgatgatggtggtgatggtgatgatgatgatggtggtggtggtgatgatgatgatggtgatgatgatgatgatggtggtgatgatggtgatgatgatggtgatgatcgtgatgatgatgatgatgatgatggtgatggtggtgatgatggtggtgatggtgatgatgatggtggtgatgatggtagtgatggtggtgatgatggtggtggtgatggtggtgatgatgatggtgatgatgatgatgatgatgatggtgataatgatggtgatggtgatggtggtgatgatgatggtggtgatgaggatgatgatggtgatgatggtgatgatgatgatgatgatggtgatgatgatgatgatgatggtgatgatggtgatgatgatgatgatggtgatgatgatgatgatgatggtgatgatggtgatgatgatgatgatggtgatggtggtgatgatggtggtgatgatggtgatgatgatggtgatgatgatggtggtgatggtggtgatggtgataatgatggtggtgatgaggatgatgatggtgatgatgatgatggtgatgatgatagtgatggtgatgatgatggtgataatgatggtggtgatggtgatgatggtgatgatggtgatggtgatgatagtgatgatgatgatagtggtgatgatgatagtgatgatgatggtggtgatgatgatgatggtgatga is a window of Labrus mixtus chromosome 5, fLabMix1.1, whole genome shotgun sequence DNA encoding:
- the mrpl1 gene encoding 39S ribosomal protein L1, mitochondrial, whose translation is MATCTRTVWKVFTGCQRQLRARGPAHTGVSQMSVPVRTFAAVRAMKKEKKKEEAEKEVKKEKRVIDDKDRHKPYGKTAWAPVDDVYVMRFYPRTIHGAADAIDLLKNFQLLDFTPKNQAVFIDLKLDMKLEKKKRVNQFVSVVHLPHPFRTTENKVLVFTEDEDQVREAQLHGAMLAGGAELIQPILDDEVSADFYVAVPEILQKLVALKSKLRKKFPKSKRGSVGVNVPKMLDLFKTGHEYLVEDECYIRTQIATLDMNKHQIYENLKNIMNDVCSHRPADKGPFIERAIMSTQASEGLWFRSEDVLLKAADEKEEE